One window from the genome of Musa acuminata AAA Group cultivar baxijiao chromosome BXJ1-4, Cavendish_Baxijiao_AAA, whole genome shotgun sequence encodes:
- the LOC135671848 gene encoding uncharacterized protein LOC135671848 yields the protein MDVAYRLSWGNVYQEIEKMCTSNSLVQAGKVIAEKLDQAVGDWLDPDACVSNKDTQETYEAESNAFADTLNESSENALPVAEPLAGCQNDSLSDDEALKSASDQINSIKELASYISPTGACDVKESTSMLQDFTTHMEENECEQQIEDIKSLVSEQDIEIGVSESSHREDMWNNMHVLDLKSEDFQDVDLHDSWEDDDEDYDLVLASYHEPRKMSCKKKVVALFISKLRMLSHYKKAGTSCRDLNAQKQRARGVRSSSDSDKGSNRDLESEWELL from the exons ATGGATGTCGCATATCGACTATCTTGGGGCAATGTGTATCAGGAGATTGAAAAAATGTGCACGAGTAATAGTTTAGTTCAG GCCGGTAAAGTTATCGCTGAGAAACTCGATCAGGCTGTGGGAGATTGGCTTGATCCTGATGCTTGTGTCTCTAATAAAGACACACAAGAAACTTATGAAGCTGAATCAAATGCTTTTGCGGATACACTAAATGAAAGTTCTGAGAATGCTTTACCTGTTGCTGAACCTCTTGCTGGCTGCCAAAATGATTCTCTATCAGATGATGAGGCCCTTAAATCTGCATCAGATCAAATTAATTCAATCAAGGAACTTGCTAGCTATATTTCACCAACTGGAGCATGTG ATGTGAAAGAAAGCACTTCTATGTTACAGGATTTTACAACTCACATGGAGGAAAATGAATGTGAACAACAGATCGAAGATATTAAGTCACTTGTTTCTGAACAAGACATAGAAATTG GGGTTTCAGAGAGCTCCCACAGGGAAGACATGTGGAACAACATGCATGTTCTTGATCTGAAATCTGAAGACTTCCAGGATGTAGATCTTCATGATAGCTGGGAGgatgatgatgaagactatgacctTGTTTTGGCCTCGTATCATGAACCGAGGAAGATGTCATGCAAG AAAAAAGTCGTTGCcttatttatttcaaaattacgaaTGTTGAGCCATTACAAGAAGGCTGGTACCTCCTGCCGTGATCTCAATGCCCAAAAGCAACGTGCACGAGGAGTCCGCTCATCATCAGATTCTGATAAGGGTTCTAATCGTGACTTGGAGTCTGAATGGGAACTCCTATAG